GATAGTCGCCCCACATCGAGGACTCCCCGCAGGGTATCTGGCGCCCATCCGGCACATGATCCCAGCCGTTGGGACGATGATACACGGAGTGCAACAGCAGTCCCTGGTGATCCGGGCTGGACGACAGATAGGGAGGGGTGAAAATGGTATCGGCGATGGTCAACCCGGCGCCCAGATACCTGCGACCGGCCTCCACCTCTCCCCTGTTCAGCAAATAATTGCCAAGACGGACGAAGCCCTGGGCGGCGATGGCCGCGGCGGAACTATCGATTGGCTCGAAAGGATTGTAGGGATCTGAGTTGAAATGGCGATAGTCGCCAAGTTGACCAAGATTGGGGGCACCCGTGTCCCAAAAGGGCATGCCATCTTTGCACGAGTACCCGTCGATATAGCAATCAGCGGTGGCTCGCAGAACTCGCAGGAAGTTCGCTTCCAGCTCTGGCCACCCGCCATGGCTCTCTAGCTCGTGCTGCTCAAGATTCTTCAGGAACTCAAGCTGTTCAGCGAATCCCAGGATGACCCAGGCGGCTCCCCGCGTCCATGTCGTAAATGGCGAGTAGCCCTGCTGGCTGCTTGGACAGCGGTATTGGCCGTCGTTGGTGTTGAAGATGGACTCGTGGACCACCCGGCCGGGGATGTCATAGGCATCCCGTCCTTCTCCGAAGTAGACGTTGAAGCGTGCTGTGGTCTCGGCATGTTCCAGAGCCCGGCCCAGTAGATTGATCTGCTTTTCTCCCTCGCCCATCGACACATGACCCAGGGAATAGGCCAGAGCCAATGAGCGCATTGAACGAATCGTATCGGAAAACAGGGAGTGGGGGCCGTTGAAGGAGTAAATGTACCCTGTGCCTGTGTTGGTGACGGAATAACGGGCAGCCTGCACGGCACCGGAAAGCTTCAGCGCAAGCTCGTAGAAATGCAGCTCGTACGAGTTGTAGGGAATCCGGCCCGCCAGCATCAGGCGTCTCAGGTTTCCGTAGGTGGAGACATTGTTGAACCCATGGTCATGTACACCCAGGTGAGACACGTGGGGAGCCATGAGCCGGATCGTTTTCTCGCGGCCTATGCTCAGGAACTGCTCATCCCCGGTCAGGTCGAATTGCAGAATAGCCAGGCCGATAAAAAAGCCAGAGGTCCAGTCGGTCCAGCTACGCGATGTATACCGTCCTTCCACAGTATACACCGGGGATCCCTGGTCCGCATTCCAGGTGTTATGCAGGGTCAGGATCTTGGGCGCTGCCAGGTCGGAAAATGCCGCTATTTTTGCCGTGAGTTTCCGGGGGGTCAATTCAGTTTGTATCTGCATCGCGGGCCTCCCATTTGCTCCCGTATCTCTCCCAATGGATAACCTCTTCCAGCGCTTTTTTCTCCTGAGTCGGCCAGACAACAGGAACCCCAAGGGGCACCAGTGTGAGCAGGCGTTTTTCGTCTGGTACACCGAGTAGTTGTTTGAATTCCTCTTCTCGCGGCAGGGTATAACCCTCCAGCCAACAGGAGCCATAACCCAAAGCGGTGCTGGCGATCAGCATATTTTCTATGGCAGCGGACCCATCTTCCAGCCAGTAGCGGGCGGTGGGGTCCAGCACCAGCGCGATGATCGCGCCCGCCTTGTCCATCCATTTGGCAGCTATCTTGAGCCTATCGATCATCTCCCGGTCGGTTACGACGATAAAATCCCAGGGCTGACGGTTGTATCCTGTGGGAGCCAGGCGACCTGCGTCGATGATGGTTTCCAGGTCCTCCCGAGGGATGGGATCACCGGTATAGTCGCGCACGCTTCTGCGTTTGCGAATGGCTTTCAGGGCATCCATGGTTCTTCTCCTTCTGCATGATTTCAGCCAGATGCTGGTCCGAAAGATGGTCAGGGGTTAGTGCAACAAGGATTTTGCTCATTTCATGGTTGTTCTCACGGAATGGACATTCGCTGGGCGCCCGCGCCGATTGATGAGCGCGATTCCAGCCACGACGAAGGCCATGCCAACCAACATGCCGGCGGTCAGTTGTTCGCCCAGGATCAGCACCCCGCCGGCGACAGCTACCACCGGGACCAGATAGTCGGACATGGCAGCGGCGGTAGCGCCAAAGTGTTTGACATTGTGGAAGGCCAGGAACATGCCGAGGAAGTTGGCCGCCAATGCGCCGTAGAGGAGGGCCATGTATCCCTGGCTGGTGACTGGCTTCAGATCGATCCCCACAAACAAAACTGTCACCGACATCACGACCAACATGGCCACCAGCGTGCGGATACTTGCTACCTCGAAGGAGTCGTAATGACGCATATGCTTTCGAGAGTAGACATTCATGCCGCTTCCCATGATCAGGGCCAGGATGATGAGGATATAGCCAAGAGGGTTGGTGTCGGTGACATTTGGTAGGCCGTTTTCACCCCGTATCGCGATGAGTAACGTTCCTGCCAGGGCCAGAATCACGCCGATTCCTTTGCGCAGCGAGAGGTTTTCATCGGTCAAAAAGAAATGGGCGAAGATGACCGTGACGGCCGGGCCAACGGTGATCAGGATAGCGGCCACACCAGCCGACAGGTATTGCAAGGCAGTGACAAAAAAGACCATCGGGATGGCCGTTCCAAAGAGTCCCAGCACGGCCGAGTGGCGCCATATCCGGGGTTCAGAAGGCCACTTTCTTCGCCGGCTGCTGAAAATAAAGACGGCGCCGTAGCCCAGGCTGGCCAGGAGGGTACGAAGGCCGATGTAGGTGACGGGATGGAACTGTCCCACACCGATCCGTGAGGAAATGAGGGCAGTACCAAAGAAAAAACTCAACAGTAGGATGTAGGGCAATGCTTGAACTGACATTGGTGTGCGACAACGAACCCTTCGTTGGCTGGGTCAAAGGAAAAAACGCCAGGTTTGGCCGCAAAGGAACGGAAACAGGCCGATAGTGCGGAAACACCGCCTTAATCCTTGATATAAGGCTCGCCCAGGGCTTCCGGTTTGGCTGCGCCCCACTTTGTCCTGAACCACCTGGTCGACATGATCAGCAGAACGGCCAGGGTGATGGCGAAAGGAATGGTGCGCCAGATATACCTTGACAACAGGCCAGGTAGCACCAGCTGCGGGTTAAGGGAGAGTTGCCACAAGGTGCCGAACAGCAAGGAACCACCGAGCAATAACCAGGGATTCCACATGGAGAAAAAGACCAGGGCCAGCGCAATGAATCCCCATCCCATCAGGAAGTTGTAGTTCCAGACTGGATTGTAGTCCAGCGAGTAGATCGCCCCTGCCAGACCCATAAGCATGCCGCCGGCGATCACGCAGAGATAGCGCGTTCTGGCAACGTTTACCCCCGAAACTTCGGCGACCGCTGGATTCTCTCCCACCGATCTGATCGTCAGGCCCAGGCTGGTCCTGGAAAGTACGAACCAGGTAATGAACACAAGCACAATGCTGAGATAAAAGAAGGGGGAAATACCGAAAATGGTGGGGATGCGCTCCAGGCCCAGGGGTCCGGTGTAGGGATTGCCGATGTAGGTGGTAAGGCCAAAACCAAGGATCCAGATGCCCATGCCACTGACAACCTGATCACCTCCCAGGGTGATGGAAAAGAATCCGTGCAGAAGACCGAGCAAGCCGCCGATGGCAATGCCCACCAGGAAGCCGATCAGGTAACTCTCGGTGGATTGGGCAGCGATAAAGCCCAGGGTGGCGCCAAACAGCATCACTCCTTCGATGCCGACGTTCAGTATCCCCGAACGCTGACCAATGAGCTCGCCAAGAGCGGCAAAGGTGAAGATTGTTGAGGCTTCCAGACTTCTAGCGAGAAACTCCCACATCGATTGTCTCCTCCTCGATTTTTGTTCCCACGATCTTGTAACGGTAAAAGAACTGAAAGGCAACGAGCGTGATCATCAACACACCCAGCAGAGCATAATCCACGCCAAAGCCGATATGCAGTTTGCCCTGTGCGAATCGCGTCCCGATCGACAGCCCGCTAAAGAGCAACGCGACCGGAATCGCCGCCAACGGATTGCCCTGGGAAATCAGGCCACAGATGATCCCGTAGAAGGCCAGATCACCGAAAAACCCGTAGTTCCTGGGAATCTTGTAGACGCCGGGGACAGCGGCAAAATAGTGATAGCCAGCCCAGCCTGCGATGGCGCCTCCCATGACGAATACCAGGACCGGGATCCGGAAGGTACTGATTCCCGCATATTTGGCCGCAGCGGGGCTCTTGCCGTAGGCCCTGATCTGATACCCGATCCTGGTTTTGGCGAACATGAGATAGAGCAGCACGGCCAGTCCAAGGGCCAGGAACAGTGTGATAGGAACGCCCATGATCAGCGGTGCATATACAGAGGTGGGCAGCTCGAAGCTTTCCCCTCTGCCACCGGGATTCATGAAGGGACCCCCTTCTTTGATCATGAAGGCAACCAGCCAGAACGCGATGAAGTTCAGGATCATGGTCACAACGATCTCGTTGATATTGTACTTGCCCTTCAGGTAGCCGGCGATGGAGGCGATTCCCGCGCCGCCAAGGGCCGCTGCCAGTAACATCAGTGGAATGAGCAGGACAAGGGGCAGATCTGCAGACCGCGACGCCCTGCCGCCAAAGGCAAATACTACGGCGAAGGCGCCCAACGCACCGAAGTAAAGCTGCCCCGTCATGCCGATATTCCATAGCCCGGCCCTGAAGGGAATGATGAATGCAAAGGTGCACAGCAGCAGGAAAATGAAGCGGTTGATCGTCAATGGCAGGCCATAGGGGTTTGCGAAGGCGTAGGAGAAAATCTCCTTGTAGGCGAGAAATGGGTTGATTCCTGCCAGGAGGAAGATGACGCCAAACAAGGCCAGGGCAACGACTATTGCCAGGAGCGAAATCAGCGCGGCCTGCCAACCGGTCAAGGTCAGGCGCCTTTTCAGCTTCAGCTCATAGCTGCCCACCCTCATGACCCTGAATCCTCTAGCTGTAAACCGGCCATCATGGCGCCAATGGTTTCCCTCCTGGCCTGCTCACCCGGAATGATGCCCATAAACTCTCCTTCGTACATCGGTGCCACCCAATCGCTCAGCGCGAGGACCTCGTCAAGATCCTCGGAGATCAACAGAATGCCCGCCTTTTCTTTTTTGGCGTCCATCAGCTTGTTTCGAACGAACTCCGTTGCTCCCACATCCAGTCCCTGGGTAGGCAGATTGGCGATCACAAGTCGCGGTTGGCGTGAGAGCACCCGGGCCAGGATGAGCTTTTGCAGATTGCCGCCGGAGAGGTTTTTGGCCTTGGTCTCCGAGCTCGGGGTCGCCACGTTGTACTCGTCGATCAGTGCTTCTGTGAGTTGCCGTACGTCCCTGTAATCGATGATTCCCTGCCGGCTGTATTGGTGATCGAAGTGGTAGTTCATGGTGACGTTTTCGACCAGAGAGAAATCACCGATCGACCCCACGTCGACTCGTTCGGAGGGAATGTATCCCAGGCCCAACTGCCACCTTTCCAGGCTGGAGGACCGGGTAATCTCTTTCTCTTCGAGAATGACTCTTCCCTTCTCCGCCTTGCGCAGCCCGGCAAGGACTTCTGCCAGCTCGTGTTGCCCGTTACCGGAGACACCGGCGATGCCGAAGATTTCTCCCTCACGCACCGTAAACGAAATATCCTTCACCGCTGTAACGCCCTTGTCGCTAAGGGCTGAGAGGTTTTCAACCTGCAGAATGGGATTTCCCGCCTCCACTTCCGGCCTTTCCAGCCTGAAGATGACCTCTCTGCCGACCATTTCCTCTGCCAGCATCTCCATGGTGACATGGGCTGTATCGAGGCGTGCGGTAACCCTACCGCCTCTGAGCACAGTCACCCTGTCGCTTATGGCCAGCACGATGGGCAGTTTGTGGGTAATGAATGGCACGATGGCGAGTTCATCCTGGGCCATGGTTTCGATCGATTCCAGCAGTTTCTCCGTTTCGGGAGGCGCCAGGGCCGAGGTCGGCTCGTCCAGGATGAGGACCCTGGCCCCGCGATAGAGGGCCTTGAGGATTTCCACCACCTGTTTTTCCCCTTCAGAAAGCTGCCAGACTCTGGCCCCCAAATCGACACTGAATCCATACCTGGCGCAAAGTACCGTGATCTCATTGCCGGCCTGCCTCAGGTCCGGGATTCTCCCTGCTCTTGGGTGCCCAAGGATGATATTCTCTATTACCGTGTGTGCGGACACCAGCATGCGATCTTGATGAACCATGCCTATGCCCAGATCGATGGCGTCCAGCGGTGACTTGAAATTCACCCGCTGGCCACCGACTAATATCTCACCCTCGTCGGGCTGTAAGAGCCCGAAAAGGATGTTCATCAACGTGCTTTTTCCGGCGCCATTCTCCCCCAGAATAGCGTGGATCTCGCCCGCCTTCATCTTGAAATCGATAGTGTCGTTGGCGACGACCCCCGGGAATCGTTTTGTGATTCCCTTTGTCTCCAGGACTGTATCGCCCCGTTGTATGCCTGCCAGGAGTCCTTGCTGCAATGGTCGTTCCCTTAAAAAACAGCTATGAGGCTTCCTTCCTCGGGAGTTTTCCCTTCAAGAATGGGAGCCTCATAGCTCTTGGTTACTCGAATCTGTTAGTCATCAATAGGGGACTGCACTGGCTTACTCGAGTATCTGCATGCCTTCAAGATCGAAGTTGAACTCTGCCAGCAGCCATTCATCGCTCGGCATCTCGCCGGCGGGCTTAACCACGGTCCCTGCCGCCGGAACCGGCAGGTTCTCCAGCTCAAAGCCGGTGCCGTTGCTCACGAAGTCGTGATCCTCGAATGGATCCCACTCGCCTTTCAGCATCTGCTCTCGTCTTTGTTTGACGAGTTCTACGATCTCATCCGGGATCGACGGGAGTGCTGCCGGGCTGATAGCATCAACACCGATCTTGTTGTCGTTCATGATGTCGACGGTTGCAACCTCGGTACCATCGGCAAGTGTCATGGTGCTATCCATGCCCAGATAAAGGACCGTTTCCGGATTCTTCTCGCCGGCCAACCAATCCTTGACGATTTTTTCGTAGAGGACCTCCCAGCGGGTATCGAAGGACACGGCTACCGTGTCGGTGTCCGACCAGCCATAATGGCCCACAATGTCCATATCCTTGCCGATGAACCAGATGCCCTCTTCCTGAGCCACATCCAGGGGTGAGCCGGAGTCCGTTTGCTGGGTCAGAACGTCGACCTCGTACTGGTTGATCAACGTACTGGCAATATCCCGCTCTTCCGCGGGCAGATACCAGTCGCCAACATACTTTACGTACACCGTGACGTCCTTGTCAAGCAACGCTGCACCATCTCGTATGCCCAGGAAAAAGCCATTTTGCCGCCGGCCGACCTGGCCAGATGGGAACGCCGAGACGATGCCGACGTTGCCCGTCTCGGTCAGCGCCGCCGCGATGAGGCCTTCCAGGTAAAGCGCCTGGTATTGTCGAGGGAACAGTCTTATGAAGTTCTGCTTCGTTGTCAGATCGCTGGCAATGATGGAGGCAAAATAGACATCCGGGTACTTTTCGGCAATGTTCTGGAGAGGCAGCCCCATAAATTCCGCGTTTCCAACGACGATACTGGCGCCATCGGCAACGAGCTCCTCGGCATAGGGAACTGCCAGGTCGGGACCAACTTCCTCCCGGTAGACATAGTCCACATTGGGGTACTTCTCGGCAATGCGCTTCCCTGCGCGATCGTGGGCGCCTGACCATGTTGTGCCCTCGATGATACTAAAGTGTTCGATCGCGAGTGTGGCGCCGCCGGCACCTTCCTGCTCGGCTTCGACGGCTTCCTCACCTTCCTGTGCGACCTCGATAGTGGCTGCGGCTTCCTGAACGACCTCGGCCACCCCGGCAGGTTGGCAGGCCGCCACCAGCAGGCTTGCCAGAATAATCACCAACAACAGAGTGAACTTCTTGCTCATCGTGCTCTTCTCCTTGTGAAAAATGTTGTGGGGTCACAGCCCCTCGGTGGGTGATGCCAGAAGGCGAAGCGATCCTCCAGGCATCGCTTGAACATGATGCTGTTGACGTCGATGGCGGTGTGTGGGCTGAACACAGTTTACAACAGCGACAAAAGACTGTCAACCGAGTTGGATTGGAAGGGATGCTGCAACGATCGGGGCGTGGAATTAGGTACGCTCCCGCAGGCGCTTCTGTCAGCGCCTGGCGGAAAGTGTAATGCCAAGCTGCCCCGACCAGTACATACTCATGATGATCAGAGTCGCAAGGGGAATGGGGGTGAGGAACATGTTCAGGGCAAGAACTGCATCGCTGAGCGTGAACAACAGGGCGCCGATCATGCCAGCTTTTGCCGAAAACTCGGAGACTCCAGGTGCGCCTACCCGGCAGGCAGCGCGCCATAACATGGTGGAGATCACGAACACATAGGCCAGCACTGGAATGGTCATCTCGCCCAGATCACCGGCGAAGTACAACAGGGCGAACATAGTTGCGCCAAACAGATAGGCGCCAAGGGCCCGTGCCGGGAAGATCTGACGGCTATCCCCGGAAAATGCCACGGTATAGGCAACGTGAGCCAGGAGGAAAGCTGCCAGGCCCAGGACAAAGAATTCCGGAGGAAGATTCAAAAGGATGTCACCGGCTGCGGAGAACAAAAGGCCAACCGCGACGGCCAGTTGATATCGACCCTTCCCGGGCAGGGTGCTTACCCAGTAGGCCATCAACAGAACCGGGATGGGCTTGCAGATCATGCTCAGCCAGCGGACACCGGTGAATTGCGCAATCAGGTAAAGGATACCAATGGCAAGGCCCGCAAAAGAAAGCACTCTGTCTCGCTTTGATAGCCATGGAATTCGTGATGAAGAACCTTCCATGCCTGGACCTCCTCTGGCGATGCAAAAGTGATACCACTTTGAAACCAGGGGTTTGAAGGTGGCCACACGAGCGGCGATGATGCTGGCAAACTCCTGGTCTCTATCAGGAATCACTTTAGCGCCGGAAATGTTACCCAGTCAACTCGGGTTTGAAGGCTTGAACGGCAAAAAAAACGAGCGGACCAAGGC
The nucleotide sequence above comes from Chloroflexota bacterium. Encoded proteins:
- a CDS encoding glycosyl hydrolase yields the protein MQIQTELTPRKLTAKIAAFSDLAAPKILTLHNTWNADQGSPVYTVEGRYTSRSWTDWTSGFFIGLAILQFDLTGDEQFLSIGREKTIRLMAPHVSHLGVHDHGFNNVSTYGNLRRLMLAGRIPYNSYELHFYELALKLSGAVQAARYSVTNTGTGYIYSFNGPHSLFSDTIRSMRSLALAYSLGHVSMGEGEKQINLLGRALEHAETTARFNVYFGEGRDAYDIPGRVVHESIFNTNDGQYRCPSSQQGYSPFTTWTRGAAWVILGFAEQLEFLKNLEQHELESHGGWPELEANFLRVLRATADCYIDGYSCKDGMPFWDTGAPNLGQLGDYRHFNSDPYNPFEPIDSSAAAIAAQGFVRLGNYLLNRGEVEAGRRYLGAGLTIADTIFTPPYLSSSPDHQGLLLHSVYHRPNGWDHVPDGRQIPCGESSMWGDYHAMELALLIKRMAEGAYLVFWG
- a CDS encoding nitroreductase family protein; translation: MDALKAIRKRRSVRDYTGDPIPREDLETIIDAGRLAPTGYNRQPWDFIVVTDREMIDRLKIAAKWMDKAGAIIALVLDPTARYWLEDGSAAIENMLIASTALGYGSCWLEGYTLPREEEFKQLLGVPDEKRLLTLVPLGVPVVWPTQEKKALEEVIHWERYGSKWEARDADTN
- a CDS encoding DMT family transporter, translated to MSVQALPYILLLSFFFGTALISSRIGVGQFHPVTYIGLRTLLASLGYGAVFIFSSRRRKWPSEPRIWRHSAVLGLFGTAIPMVFFVTALQYLSAGVAAILITVGPAVTVIFAHFFLTDENLSLRKGIGVILALAGTLLIAIRGENGLPNVTDTNPLGYILIILALIMGSGMNVYSRKHMRHYDSFEVASIRTLVAMLVVMSVTVLFVGIDLKPVTSQGYMALLYGALAANFLGMFLAFHNVKHFGATAAAMSDYLVPVVAVAGGVLILGEQLTAGMLVGMAFVVAGIALINRRGRPANVHSVRTTMK
- a CDS encoding ABC transporter permease, with product MWEFLARSLEASTIFTFAALGELIGQRSGILNVGIEGVMLFGATLGFIAAQSTESYLIGFLVGIAIGGLLGLLHGFFSITLGGDQVVSGMGIWILGFGLTTYIGNPYTGPLGLERIPTIFGISPFFYLSIVLVFITWFVLSRTSLGLTIRSVGENPAVAEVSGVNVARTRYLCVIAGGMLMGLAGAIYSLDYNPVWNYNFLMGWGFIALALVFFSMWNPWLLLGGSLLFGTLWQLSLNPQLVLPGLLSRYIWRTIPFAITLAVLLIMSTRWFRTKWGAAKPEALGEPYIKD
- a CDS encoding ABC transporter permease; this encodes MRVGSYELKLKRRLTLTGWQAALISLLAIVVALALFGVIFLLAGINPFLAYKEIFSYAFANPYGLPLTINRFIFLLLCTFAFIIPFRAGLWNIGMTGQLYFGALGAFAVVFAFGGRASRSADLPLVLLIPLMLLAAALGGAGIASIAGYLKGKYNINEIVVTMILNFIAFWLVAFMIKEGGPFMNPGGRGESFELPTSVYAPLIMGVPITLFLALGLAVLLYLMFAKTRIGYQIRAYGKSPAAAKYAGISTFRIPVLVFVMGGAIAGWAGYHYFAAVPGVYKIPRNYGFFGDLAFYGIICGLISQGNPLAAIPVALLFSGLSIGTRFAQGKLHIGFGVDYALLGVLMITLVAFQFFYRYKIVGTKIEEETIDVGVSR
- a CDS encoding ABC transporter ATP-binding protein; translation: MQQGLLAGIQRGDTVLETKGITKRFPGVVANDTIDFKMKAGEIHAILGENGAGKSTLMNILFGLLQPDEGEILVGGQRVNFKSPLDAIDLGIGMVHQDRMLVSAHTVIENIILGHPRAGRIPDLRQAGNEITVLCARYGFSVDLGARVWQLSEGEKQVVEILKALYRGARVLILDEPTSALAPPETEKLLESIETMAQDELAIVPFITHKLPIVLAISDRVTVLRGGRVTARLDTAHVTMEMLAEEMVGREVIFRLERPEVEAGNPILQVENLSALSDKGVTAVKDISFTVREGEIFGIAGVSGNGQHELAEVLAGLRKAEKGRVILEEKEITRSSSLERWQLGLGYIPSERVDVGSIGDFSLVENVTMNYHFDHQYSRQGIIDYRDVRQLTEALIDEYNVATPSSETKAKNLSGGNLQKLILARVLSRQPRLVIANLPTQGLDVGATEFVRNKLMDAKKEKAGILLISEDLDEVLALSDWVAPMYEGEFMGIIPGEQARRETIGAMMAGLQLEDSGS
- a CDS encoding BMP family ABC transporter substrate-binding protein, which codes for MSKKFTLLLVIILASLLVAACQPAGVAEVVQEAAATIEVAQEGEEAVEAEQEGAGGATLAIEHFSIIEGTTWSGAHDRAGKRIAEKYPNVDYVYREEVGPDLAVPYAEELVADGASIVVGNAEFMGLPLQNIAEKYPDVYFASIIASDLTTKQNFIRLFPRQYQALYLEGLIAAALTETGNVGIVSAFPSGQVGRRQNGFFLGIRDGAALLDKDVTVYVKYVGDWYLPAEERDIASTLINQYEVDVLTQQTDSGSPLDVAQEEGIWFIGKDMDIVGHYGWSDTDTVAVSFDTRWEVLYEKIVKDWLAGEKNPETVLYLGMDSTMTLADGTEVATVDIMNDNKIGVDAISPAALPSIPDEIVELVKQRREQMLKGEWDPFEDHDFVSNGTGFELENLPVPAAGTVVKPAGEMPSDEWLLAEFNFDLEGMQILE
- a CDS encoding lysoplasmalogenase, with protein sequence MEGSSSRIPWLSKRDRVLSFAGLAIGILYLIAQFTGVRWLSMICKPIPVLLMAYWVSTLPGKGRYQLAVAVGLLFSAAGDILLNLPPEFFVLGLAAFLLAHVAYTVAFSGDSRQIFPARALGAYLFGATMFALLYFAGDLGEMTIPVLAYVFVISTMLWRAACRVGAPGVSEFSAKAGMIGALLFTLSDAVLALNMFLTPIPLATLIIMSMYWSGQLGITLSARR